One window from the genome of Acanthochromis polyacanthus isolate Apoly-LR-REF ecotype Palm Island chromosome 21, KAUST_Apoly_ChrSc, whole genome shotgun sequence encodes:
- the zmp:0000001048 gene encoding retinol dehydrogenase 8 has product MGTRRVLVTGCSSGIGLAVAARLAKDELRRFKVVATMRDLKKRGPLEKAAGDSLNKTLEIKELDACCEASIKECVNSLPNRRVDILVSNAGVGMIGPLECQSIPAMKELFDTNFFGLVRLVKEVLPDMKQRQSGHIVVMSSVMGIQGLLFNDVYSASKFAVEGFCESLAVQALKFNIKTTLVEPGPVITEFERKVYEDAEMMDLSETDEETAKIFREVYLPYSKKVFTSLGQTTEEVAEQTLKVITAKDPPLRHQTNRLYTPVTALKHADPTGRLPLDTFYKMIFKHDNVLNATLGVLRMLQRKTGKK; this is encoded by the exons ATGGGGACCAGGAGGGTGCTGGTGACTGGGTGCTCCTCTGGGATCGGCCTGGCTGTGGCTGCACGGCTGGCCAAAGACGAGCTTAGACGGTTTAAAG TGGTCGCCACAATGAGGGATCTTAAGAAACGGGGGCCGTTGGAGAAAGCAGCAGGTGACTCATTAAACAAAACCCTGGAAATCAAAGAGCTGGATGCTTGTTGTGAAGCTTCCATCAAAGAGTGCGTCAACAGCCTGCCAAACAGACGAGTGGATATTCTTG TGAGCAATGCTGGTGTTGGCATGATTGGGCCGCTGGAGTGTCAAAGCATCCCTGCCATGAAGGAGCTCTTTGACACCAACTTCTTTGGCCTGGTGCGGCTGGTGAAGGAGGTGCTGCCGGACATGAAGCAGCGTCAGAGCGGCCATATTGTGGTGATGAGCAGCGTCATGGGAATACAGG GACTTCTGTTCAATGATGTCTACTCTGCCTCCAAATTTGCTGTGGAAGGATTTTGTGAAAGTCTGGCAGTGCAAGCACTGAAGTTTAACATCAA GACAACTTTGGTGGAACCTGGCCCTGTGATAACAGAATTTGAAAGGAAAGTGTATGAAGATGCTGAGATGATGGATCTATCTGAGACCGATGAAGAGACGGCCAAGATCTTCCGTGAAGTTTACCTTCCATACTCTAAAAAAGTCTTCACTTCATTAGGGCAGACCACAGAGGAAGTGGCCGAG caAACACTTAAAGTGATCACAGCCAAGGATCCTCCTCTACGCCACCAGACCAACCGCCTGTACACACCTGTGACTGCACTGAAGCACGCTGATCCGACCGGCCGGCTGCCTCTGGACACTTTCTATAAGATGATCTTTAAGCATGACAATGTGCTCAATGCTACTCTTGGGGTTCTGCGCATGCTGCAGAGGAAGACAggcaaaaaataa